The following proteins come from a genomic window of Pyxidicoccus sp. MSG2:
- a CDS encoding class I SAM-dependent methyltransferase: protein MTLDVDVRQYNREAWNRQVAKGDRWTVPVGPEVIAAARRGEWSVVLTPNKPVPRAWFGDLKGRDVLCLAGAGGQQAPVFAAAGARVAVLDNSPAQLGQDRLVAERDGLEVRLVEGDMRDLSSFAEGSFDLVFHPCSNCFVDAIRPVWREAYRVLRPGGVLLSGICNPVIYLMDPALEQQGVMQLKYKMPYSDFTSLTDEERARYKDEPLVFAHSLEDQLGGQTDAGFAITGLYEDTHVAGDKLSEYLAGFIATRAVKLATR from the coding sequence ATGACACTTGACGTCGACGTGAGGCAATACAACCGCGAGGCGTGGAACCGGCAGGTGGCGAAGGGCGACCGGTGGACGGTACCGGTGGGCCCGGAAGTCATCGCCGCGGCGAGGCGCGGGGAGTGGAGTGTGGTGCTCACCCCCAACAAGCCCGTGCCGCGCGCGTGGTTCGGGGATCTGAAGGGCCGGGACGTGCTGTGCCTGGCGGGCGCGGGCGGGCAGCAGGCGCCGGTATTCGCCGCGGCCGGGGCGCGGGTGGCGGTGCTGGACAACTCGCCGGCGCAGCTCGGGCAGGACCGCCTGGTGGCCGAGCGCGATGGCCTGGAAGTGCGGCTGGTGGAGGGGGACATGCGAGACCTGTCCTCCTTCGCGGAGGGGAGCTTCGACCTCGTCTTCCACCCGTGCTCCAACTGCTTCGTGGACGCCATCCGCCCCGTGTGGCGCGAGGCGTACCGCGTGCTGCGCCCCGGAGGCGTGTTGCTGTCCGGCATCTGCAATCCGGTCATCTACCTGATGGACCCGGCGCTGGAGCAGCAGGGCGTCATGCAACTCAAGTACAAGATGCCGTACTCGGACTTCACCAGCCTCACCGACGAGGAGCGTGCCCGGTACAAGGACGAGCCGCTCGTCTTCGCGCACTCGTTGGAGGACCAGCTCGGTGGTCAGACGGACGCGGGCTTCGCCATCACCGGCCTCTACGAGGACACCCACGTTGCCGGGGACAAGCTCTCCGAGTACCTCGCCGGCTTCATCGCCACGCGCGCGGTGAAGCTCGCGACGCGGTAG
- a CDS encoding catalase — protein MQFRSLLMTAMLLGGPALAETPPPLTTDSGSPVGTNQSSKTAGPRGGVLLEDFHLIEKLARFDRERIPERVVHARGTGAYGTFESYDNFSSLTRASIFSAKGKKTPMFVRFSTVIHPSGSPETLRDPRGFALKFYTDEGNWDLVGNNLPIFFIRDAIKFPDMVHSLKPSPITNKQDPNRFFDFFSHQPESTHMLTQVYSDLGIPASYRQMDGHGVHSFKFVNAKGEYKYVKFNWASQQGVKGLNTPEEVARTVAQDFQHSTTDLYASIGAGKFPSWELSVQVLDPKDLEKFSFDPLDATKVWPEDKVPAIKLGRFTLNKMPDNFFEETEQAAFSPGVMPPGIEPSEDRLLQGRLFSYADTQRYRIGANYQSLPVNRAKAPVNSNSQAGSMNFANTKSDVNYEPSVTRETQDAPAYLLSGAPLNGTTQQRGIEKTDNFSQAGAFYSALDAAAKERLVKNIAADLGQVKDARVKARIVGHFLMANADYGTRLAKLVGVKVDDAKAAVAPLASR, from the coding sequence GTGCAATTCCGCTCCTTGCTGATGACGGCGATGCTCCTTGGCGGTCCGGCCCTGGCCGAGACTCCGCCGCCCCTCACCACCGACTCCGGCTCCCCGGTGGGGACCAACCAGAGTTCCAAGACGGCCGGCCCCCGTGGCGGCGTGTTGCTGGAGGACTTCCACCTCATCGAGAAGCTGGCCCGGTTCGACCGTGAGCGCATCCCCGAGCGCGTCGTCCACGCGCGTGGCACCGGCGCCTACGGCACCTTCGAGAGCTACGACAATTTCTCCAGCCTCACCCGCGCGTCCATCTTCTCCGCCAAGGGCAAGAAGACGCCGATGTTCGTGCGCTTCTCCACGGTCATCCACCCGTCGGGCTCGCCGGAGACGCTGCGCGATCCGCGCGGCTTCGCGCTGAAGTTCTACACGGACGAGGGCAACTGGGACCTGGTCGGCAACAACCTGCCCATCTTCTTCATCCGGGACGCCATCAAGTTCCCGGACATGGTGCACTCGCTCAAGCCGTCGCCGATTACGAACAAGCAGGACCCGAACCGCTTCTTCGACTTCTTCTCGCACCAGCCCGAGTCGACCCACATGCTCACGCAGGTCTACTCGGACCTGGGCATTCCGGCGAGCTACCGGCAGATGGACGGGCACGGCGTGCACTCGTTCAAGTTCGTCAACGCGAAGGGCGAGTACAAGTACGTCAAGTTCAACTGGGCCTCGCAGCAGGGCGTGAAGGGCCTCAACACGCCCGAGGAGGTTGCCCGCACCGTCGCGCAGGACTTCCAGCACTCGACCACGGACCTGTACGCCTCCATCGGCGCCGGGAAGTTCCCCTCGTGGGAGCTGTCGGTGCAGGTGCTGGACCCGAAGGACCTGGAGAAGTTCAGCTTCGACCCGCTCGACGCGACGAAGGTGTGGCCCGAGGACAAGGTGCCCGCCATCAAGCTGGGCAGGTTCACTCTGAACAAGATGCCGGACAACTTCTTCGAGGAGACCGAGCAGGCGGCGTTCTCCCCCGGCGTCATGCCCCCGGGCATCGAGCCCTCCGAGGACCGGCTGCTGCAGGGCCGCCTGTTCTCCTACGCGGACACGCAGCGCTACCGCATCGGCGCCAACTACCAGTCGCTGCCCGTCAACCGCGCCAAGGCGCCGGTGAACAGCAACAGCCAGGCCGGCTCGATGAACTTCGCCAACACGAAGTCGGACGTGAACTACGAGCCGAGCGTCACCCGTGAGACGCAGGACGCACCGGCCTACCTCCTGTCGGGCGCCCCGCTGAACGGGACGACGCAGCAGCGCGGCATCGAGAAGACGGACAACTTCTCGCAGGCGGGCGCCTTCTACTCCGCGCTCGACGCTGCGGCGAAGGAGCGGCTGGTGAAGAACATCGCCGCAGACCTGGGCCAGGTGAAGGATGCCCGCGTGAAGGCCCGCATCGTGGGGCACTTCCTCATGGCCAACGCCGACTACGGCACGCGCCTGGCGAAGCTGGTGGGCGTGAAGGTGGATGACGCGAAGGCGGCCGTGGCTCCGCTGGCGTCTCGCTGA
- a CDS encoding hotdog fold domain-containing protein, translating into MSSHDAHYGGNLVDGARMLGLFGDVATELCIRSDGDEGLFRAYDSVEFLAPVYAGDFIEAEGEIVSAGNTSRKMRFEARKVIRPRTDVNDSAADLLQEPVVVCRASGTCVVPKDKQRGQR; encoded by the coding sequence ATGAGCAGCCACGACGCGCACTATGGCGGCAACCTGGTGGACGGCGCGCGCATGCTGGGCCTCTTCGGCGACGTGGCCACGGAGCTGTGCATCCGCAGCGACGGCGACGAGGGGCTGTTCCGCGCCTACGACTCGGTGGAGTTCCTCGCGCCCGTTTACGCCGGGGACTTCATCGAGGCGGAAGGGGAGATTGTCAGCGCGGGCAACACGTCGCGGAAGATGCGCTTCGAGGCGCGCAAGGTCATCCGGCCGCGCACGGACGTGAACGATTCGGCGGCGGACCTGTTGCAGGAGCCGGTGGTGGTGTGCCGTGCTTCGGGCACCTGCGTGGTTCCGAAGGACAAGCAGCGAGGTCAGCGATGA
- a CDS encoding SDR family NAD(P)-dependent oxidoreductase has translation MDTELKGRGVLVTGGAGGIGTALTRAFTEEGAKVAVHYHSNAKGAEALAREVGGTAVHADLTVEADVDALVPAAVSALGRLDVLVCNAGVWPKPDEAVWQMSLARWRRTLAENLDSVFLSCRAFLRHVATTGTGNIVIISSTAGLFGEAGHSDYAAAKGALAGGFVKSLKNELGRIAPLGRVNVVCPGWTAVERHGDKMNDPGFVKRVTRTMPLRKVGQPEDVARVVVSLASDRVSGHVTGEVITVAGGMEGRVLHDT, from the coding sequence ATGGACACGGAGCTGAAGGGCAGGGGCGTTCTCGTCACGGGCGGCGCGGGGGGAATCGGCACGGCGTTGACTCGTGCCTTCACCGAGGAGGGCGCGAAGGTGGCGGTGCACTACCACTCCAACGCGAAAGGGGCGGAGGCGCTGGCTCGCGAGGTGGGCGGCACGGCGGTGCACGCGGACCTGACGGTGGAGGCGGACGTGGACGCGCTGGTGCCCGCGGCGGTGTCCGCGCTGGGGCGGCTGGACGTGCTGGTGTGCAACGCGGGCGTGTGGCCGAAGCCCGACGAGGCGGTGTGGCAGATGTCGCTTGCGCGCTGGCGCCGCACGCTGGCGGAGAACCTGGACAGCGTCTTCCTGAGCTGCCGCGCCTTCCTGCGGCACGTGGCCACCACGGGCACGGGCAACATCGTCATCATCAGCTCCACGGCGGGGCTGTTCGGCGAGGCGGGGCACTCGGACTACGCGGCCGCGAAGGGCGCGCTGGCGGGCGGCTTCGTCAAGAGCCTGAAGAACGAACTGGGCCGCATTGCCCCGCTGGGCCGCGTCAACGTGGTGTGCCCGGGGTGGACGGCGGTGGAGCGGCACGGCGACAAGATGAACGACCCGGGCTTCGTGAAACGCGTGACGCGCACGATGCCGCTGCGCAAGGTCGGTCAGCCGGAGGACGTGGCGCGCGTCGTGGTGTCGCTCGCCTCTGACCGCGTCTCCGGCCACGTCACGGGCGAGGTCATCACCGTGGCTGGAGGCATGGAAGGACGGGTGCTTCATGACACTTGA
- a CDS encoding lysine 5,6-aminomutase subunit alpha, whose amino-acid sequence MPGPFIEDAQIDHARKLAEEIVNPIFDLIRRNTTVSTERTVLRFFGISGAGARGVPLANLMVDKLKAAGVLNKGAAYWYGRALHLGAKSPLEAVEKLTALPTDKLGALPPEQEQNLREEVRAEARAAMEDMKSRIAQREELRKQFPMSPAPHKYVIVATGNIYDDVDQARAAAQAGADVIAVIRSTAQSLLDYVPHGATTEGYGGTYATQENFRIMREALDEESRKLKRYIQLTNYSSGLCMSEIAFCAAYEKLDMLLNDAMYGILFRDINMRRTFIDQYFSRRICAMAGIIINTGEDNYITTADAYDAAHTVIASQFINECFAKRAGLKDWQLGIGHSYEIDPYRDDTLLLELSQAMLVRRCFPDAPLKYMPPTKHKETDIFFSHAYDVMADLVAIWTKQGIQLLGMMTEAMHTPLLADRYVALKSASYIHRAARGIDEEFTVREDGKIANRAREVFGQAMKLLQECRDEGMVAAIGKGHFGDVKREETGGKGLDGVLEKAPDYFNPFLELLEAA is encoded by the coding sequence ATGCCAGGCCCGTTCATTGAAGACGCGCAGATCGACCACGCGCGCAAGCTGGCGGAGGAGATCGTCAACCCGATCTTCGACCTCATCCGCCGCAACACCACCGTATCCACCGAGCGCACCGTATTGCGCTTCTTCGGCATCTCCGGAGCAGGCGCGCGAGGCGTGCCGCTCGCCAACCTGATGGTCGACAAGCTCAAGGCCGCCGGGGTGCTCAACAAGGGCGCCGCCTACTGGTACGGCCGCGCGCTGCACCTGGGCGCCAAGAGCCCGCTGGAGGCCGTGGAGAAGCTGACCGCGCTGCCCACGGACAAGCTGGGCGCGCTGCCTCCCGAGCAGGAGCAGAACCTGCGCGAGGAGGTCCGCGCCGAGGCCCGCGCCGCGATGGAGGACATGAAGTCCCGCATCGCCCAGCGCGAGGAGCTCCGGAAGCAGTTCCCCATGTCGCCCGCGCCGCACAAGTACGTCATCGTCGCCACGGGCAACATCTATGACGACGTGGACCAGGCCCGGGCCGCCGCCCAGGCCGGCGCGGACGTCATCGCCGTCATCCGGTCCACCGCGCAGTCGCTGCTGGACTACGTGCCCCACGGTGCCACCACCGAGGGCTACGGCGGCACGTACGCCACCCAGGAGAACTTCCGCATCATGCGCGAGGCCCTGGACGAGGAGAGCCGCAAGCTCAAGCGCTACATCCAGCTCACCAACTACTCGTCCGGCCTGTGCATGTCGGAGATCGCCTTCTGCGCGGCCTACGAGAAGCTGGACATGCTCCTCAACGACGCGATGTACGGAATCCTCTTCCGCGACATCAACATGCGGCGCACGTTCATCGACCAGTATTTCAGCCGCCGCATCTGCGCCATGGCCGGCATCATCATCAACACCGGCGAGGACAACTACATCACCACCGCGGACGCGTACGACGCGGCCCACACCGTCATCGCCAGTCAGTTCATCAACGAGTGCTTCGCCAAGCGCGCGGGCCTCAAGGACTGGCAGCTGGGCATCGGCCACTCGTACGAAATCGACCCGTACCGCGACGACACGCTGCTGCTGGAGCTGTCGCAGGCCATGCTGGTGCGCCGCTGCTTCCCGGACGCGCCGCTGAAGTACATGCCGCCCACCAAGCACAAGGAGACGGACATCTTCTTCAGCCACGCGTACGACGTGATGGCGGACCTGGTGGCCATCTGGACGAAGCAGGGCATCCAGCTGCTGGGCATGATGACGGAGGCCATGCACACGCCGCTGCTCGCGGACCGTTACGTGGCGCTCAAGTCGGCTTCGTATATCCACCGCGCCGCGCGCGGCATCGACGAGGAGTTCACCGTCCGCGAGGACGGGAAGATCGCCAACCGGGCCCGCGAGGTGTTCGGCCAGGCGATGAAGCTCCTCCAGGAGTGCCGTGACGAGGGCATGGTGGCGGCCATCGGCAAGGGCCACTTCGGCGACGTGAAGCGCGAAGAGACTGGCGGCAAGGGCCTGGATGGCGTGCTGGAGAAGGCCCCGGATTACTTCAACCCGTTCCTGGAACTCCTGGAGGCAGCGTGA
- a CDS encoding OAM dimerization domain-containing protein has product MVKPSKQIIRPYGDRRDDGVVQLSFTLPVPLSEKAKEAAAVFAKKMGFSDVKVAAAERAADNYTFFVVYARSGMYLDYAEIDVPEVIVKKMSFDDLNAFIKEKVGRRIVVFGACTGTDTHTVGIDAILNMKGYAGDYGLERYPGFEAYNLGSQVPNEDLIKKAMAKNADAILVSQVVTQRDVHKDNSRQFIDVAKAAGIHGKVQLLLGGPRVDHKLALELGFDAGFGPGTKASDVANYIVHALLKKEGKEPHGMHYQGEPT; this is encoded by the coding sequence ATGGTGAAGCCGAGCAAGCAGATCATCCGTCCCTACGGCGACCGGCGCGACGACGGCGTGGTGCAGCTGTCGTTCACCCTGCCGGTGCCGTTGTCGGAGAAGGCCAAGGAGGCCGCCGCCGTCTTCGCCAAGAAGATGGGGTTCTCCGACGTGAAGGTGGCCGCCGCCGAGCGCGCGGCCGACAACTACACGTTCTTCGTCGTCTACGCCCGCTCGGGCATGTACCTGGACTACGCCGAAATCGACGTGCCCGAGGTCATCGTCAAGAAGATGTCCTTCGACGACCTCAACGCCTTCATCAAGGAGAAGGTGGGCCGGCGCATCGTCGTGTTCGGCGCGTGCACCGGTACGGACACGCACACGGTGGGCATCGACGCCATCCTGAACATGAAGGGCTACGCGGGCGACTACGGCCTGGAGCGCTACCCCGGCTTCGAGGCGTACAACCTGGGCAGCCAGGTTCCCAACGAGGACCTCATCAAGAAGGCGATGGCGAAGAACGCCGACGCCATTCTCGTGAGCCAGGTCGTCACGCAGCGCGACGTGCACAAGGACAACTCGCGTCAGTTCATCGACGTGGCGAAGGCGGCGGGCATCCACGGCAAGGTCCAGTTGCTGCTGGGCGGGCCGCGCGTGGACCACAAGCTGGCACTGGAGCTGGGCTTCGACGCCGGCTTCGGTCCGGGCACCAAGGCGTCGGACGTGGCCAACTACATCGTTCATGCGCTCCTGAAGAAGGAAGGCAAGGAGCCGCACGGCATGCACTACCAGGGAGAGCCCACGTGA
- a CDS encoding 3-keto-5-aminohexanoate cleavage protein produces MSTPMVITAAMVGAETTREQNPNLPITAEEIAEDAARCREAGAAMVHLHVRTADGKPSQDAELFRAAIRAIRKRTDVLIQTSTGGAVGMTVDQRCGPLTLTGPDRPDMATLTTGTVNFGEDVFWNPRPLVRDIAKRIRALGLRPELECFDVGMIDEARYLAKEGLVDLPAHFDFVLGVPGTLQPRPEVLDFMIAALPEGSTWTVAGVGRHQLPYVDEAAKRGGNARVGLEDNIYVSKGVLAKGNWELVAEAAKRARANGREPATPEQARKLLRLA; encoded by the coding sequence ATGAGCACTCCCATGGTCATCACCGCGGCGATGGTGGGCGCGGAGACGACGCGCGAGCAGAATCCGAATCTGCCCATTACCGCCGAGGAGATTGCCGAGGACGCGGCGCGCTGCCGCGAGGCCGGCGCCGCCATGGTGCACCTGCACGTGCGCACGGCGGACGGCAAGCCGTCGCAGGACGCGGAGCTGTTCCGGGCCGCCATCCGCGCCATCCGCAAGCGCACGGACGTGCTCATCCAGACGTCCACCGGCGGCGCGGTGGGCATGACGGTGGACCAGCGCTGCGGCCCGCTGACGCTCACCGGGCCGGACAGGCCGGACATGGCCACGCTGACCACCGGCACGGTGAACTTCGGCGAGGACGTGTTCTGGAACCCGCGCCCGCTGGTGCGGGACATCGCGAAGCGCATCCGCGCGCTCGGCCTGCGGCCGGAGCTGGAGTGCTTCGACGTGGGCATGATTGACGAGGCCCGCTACCTGGCGAAGGAGGGGCTGGTGGACCTGCCGGCGCACTTCGACTTCGTGCTGGGCGTGCCGGGCACGCTGCAGCCTCGGCCCGAGGTGCTGGATTTCATGATTGCCGCGCTGCCGGAGGGCTCCACCTGGACGGTGGCGGGCGTGGGCCGGCACCAGCTGCCCTACGTGGACGAGGCAGCGAAGCGCGGAGGCAACGCGCGCGTGGGCCTGGAGGACAACATCTACGTGTCCAAGGGCGTGCTCGCGAAGGGCAACTGGGAGCTGGTCGCCGAGGCCGCCAAGCGCGCCCGGGCGAACGGCCGCGAGCCGGCGACGCCCGAGCAGGCCCGCAAGCTGCTGCGCCTCGCCTGA